The following are encoded in a window of Spea bombifrons isolate aSpeBom1 chromosome 2, aSpeBom1.2.pri, whole genome shotgun sequence genomic DNA:
- the RAB34 gene encoding ras-related protein Rab-34 isoform X2 — protein sequence MSVLPPVRRDRIVGELPQCFTKEACLHTRDSFHHTVSSACKQQRTGTVGFKISKVIVVGDLSVGKTCLINRFCKDTFDKNYKATIGVDFEMERFEILGVPFSLQLWDTAGQERFKCIASTYYRGAQAIVITFDLSDISSLEHSKQWLRDALKENDPSSVLLFLVGSKKDLCSSSEYALMEKDALRVAKEMQAEYWSVSSLTGENVKEFFFRIASLTFESSVLAELEKTNARKIGEVVRINSNDTNLFQMSKKNKSKCCQ from the exons TGCTTTACGAAAGAGGCATGTCTCCATACCAGGGATTCCTTCCATCATACAGTAAGCAGTGCCTGCAAGCAGCAGCGCACCGGGACTGTGGG ATTTAAGATCTCCAAGGTCATTGTGGTCGGTGACCTTTCTGTGGGAAAGACGTGTTTGATTAACAG GTTTTGCAAAGACACGTTTGATAAGAATTACAAAGCAACAATCGGTGTGGACTTTGAGATGGAGAGATTTGAGATTCTGGGGGTTCCGTTTAGTTTGCAGCT GTGGGATACAGCGGGGCAGGAGAGATTTAAGTGCATAGCTTCTACTTACTACAGAGGCGCCCAAG ccATAGTGATCACATTTGATCTGTCAGACATTTCCTCCCTAGAACACAGCAA GCAGTGGCTCCGAGATGCGTTGAAGGAAAATGATCCCTCGTCTGTGCTGCTTTTTCTGGTTGGGTCAAAGAAGGATCTTTGT TCATCATCAGAATACGCTCTCATGGAGAAAGACGCGCTTCGGGTCGCTAAGGAGATGCAGGCTGAATATTGGTCTGTGTCCTCGCTAACAG GGGAAAATGTAAAGGAATTCTTTTTCCGTATTGCGTCCTTGACCTTCGAGTCCAGTGTGTTAGCGGAGCTGGAGAAGACGAATGCCAGAAAGATTGGAGAAGTTGTTA GAATAAACAGCAATGACACCAACTTGTTTCAAATGTCAAAGAAGAACAAGTCGAAGTGCTGCCAATGA
- the RAB34 gene encoding ras-related protein Rab-34 isoform X1: MSVLPPVRRDRIVGELPQCFTKEACLHTRDSFHHTVSSACKQQRTGTVGRFKISKVIVVGDLSVGKTCLINRFCKDTFDKNYKATIGVDFEMERFEILGVPFSLQLWDTAGQERFKCIASTYYRGAQAIVITFDLSDISSLEHSKQWLRDALKENDPSSVLLFLVGSKKDLCSSSEYALMEKDALRVAKEMQAEYWSVSSLTGENVKEFFFRIASLTFESSVLAELEKTNARKIGEVVRINSNDTNLFQMSKKNKSKCCQ, translated from the exons TGCTTTACGAAAGAGGCATGTCTCCATACCAGGGATTCCTTCCATCATACAGTAAGCAGTGCCTGCAAGCAGCAGCGCACCGGGACTGTGGG CAGATTTAAGATCTCCAAGGTCATTGTGGTCGGTGACCTTTCTGTGGGAAAGACGTGTTTGATTAACAG GTTTTGCAAAGACACGTTTGATAAGAATTACAAAGCAACAATCGGTGTGGACTTTGAGATGGAGAGATTTGAGATTCTGGGGGTTCCGTTTAGTTTGCAGCT GTGGGATACAGCGGGGCAGGAGAGATTTAAGTGCATAGCTTCTACTTACTACAGAGGCGCCCAAG ccATAGTGATCACATTTGATCTGTCAGACATTTCCTCCCTAGAACACAGCAA GCAGTGGCTCCGAGATGCGTTGAAGGAAAATGATCCCTCGTCTGTGCTGCTTTTTCTGGTTGGGTCAAAGAAGGATCTTTGT TCATCATCAGAATACGCTCTCATGGAGAAAGACGCGCTTCGGGTCGCTAAGGAGATGCAGGCTGAATATTGGTCTGTGTCCTCGCTAACAG GGGAAAATGTAAAGGAATTCTTTTTCCGTATTGCGTCCTTGACCTTCGAGTCCAGTGTGTTAGCGGAGCTGGAGAAGACGAATGCCAGAAAGATTGGAGAAGTTGTTA GAATAAACAGCAATGACACCAACTTGTTTCAAATGTCAAAGAAGAACAAGTCGAAGTGCTGCCAATGA
- the LOC128474573 gene encoding adenine phosphoribosyltransferase-like produces the protein MMPEHMSPVAHLDLYQIPEKRSRGWYLSLMAPNEKGPSYAWLDPSRLYCNQQALRDCIEDLLQPFQGDQIDLVAGIDAMGFILGAAIASHLGKGFLAIRKAGHLCVEAKSQTYVDYSGREKVMEVRTDAIKPGLRILLVDQWIETGGTMRAAIKLVEDQGGIVAGVATICIEDSDGGKWVRGNYKCSDCVPEPLRSQFKEYFLESIKM, from the exons ATGATGCCAG AACACATGTCCCCCGTTGCTCACTTGGACCTGTACCAGATTCCAGAAAAAAGAAGCAGAGGGTGGTATCTGTCCCTGATGGCACCCAACGAAAAAGGACCAAGCTATGCTTGGCTTGATCCATCCAGGCTTTACTGTAACCAACAG GCTCTGCGGGATTGCATAGAAGACCTTCTTCAACCCTTCCAGGGAGACCAGATTGATCTTGTTGCAGGGATAGATGCCATGGGATTCATACTGG GGGCCGCCATTGCTTCACACCTAGGGAAAGGTTTTCTGGCCATCAGAAAGGCTGGGCACCTGTGTGTGGAGGCAAAAAGTCAGACATACGTGGATTACTCCGGGAGGGAAAAGGTGATGGAGGTACGGACTGATGCCATTAAACCAG GTTTGCGTATCTTGTTAGTGGACCAGTGGATTGAAACAGGAGGAACAATGCGGGCGGCTATTAAACTGGTGGAAGACCAAGGTGGGATTGTGGCAG gtGTGGCTACGATCTGCATTGAGGACAGTGATGGCGGCAAGTGGGTGAGAGGAAACTATAAGTGTTCAGATTGCGTTCCAGAGCCTCTGAGGAGCCAATTTAAGGAATATTTCTTGGAGAGCATTAAGATGTAG